One Glycine max cultivar Williams 82 chromosome 6, Glycine_max_v4.0, whole genome shotgun sequence DNA segment encodes these proteins:
- the LOC100818442 gene encoding MORN repeat-containing protein 1 isoform X1, with product MEHQKSGSKLTRNHSSLLRSSVHNLSSIITQHEHEQQLLLDVHDDDDKNKKPKKPHVQAQAQAHHAQALAHRSSAYSALAVFFLGACSLLFYFFYLEVSSSENFLLALIFVAVALYFVSKNKGLIHRSFSLAKHSWEENVKRLGFSKAAAVARPVQWFIGDPAAATTTRKKAAAKIVREGVEFYSNGDFYEGEFHKGRSNGSGVYHYFVNGRYEGDWVDGRYDGYGIESWARGSRYRGQYRQGLRHGYGVYRFYTGDSYSGEWCNGQSHGVGLQTCSDASCYIGQFKYGVKHGLGCYHFRNGDRYAGEYFGDKIHGFGVYHFTNGHYYEGAWHEGRRQGIGSYTFRNGDRRCGEWDAGTLKQSLPPLSDVVLRAVQAARKTAENAINLKRVDDQVNKAVIAASKAATAARVAAVKAVQNRMDGKFCDTDV from the exons ATGGAACATCAGAAGAGCGGGAGCAAGCTAACCAGAAACCACTCCTCGCTTCTCCGATCCTCCGTTCACAACCTCTCTTCCATCATCACCCAACACGAACACGAACAACAACTCCTCCTCGATGTTCACGACGATGACGACAAGAACAAGAAGCCCAAGAAACCCCACGTCCAGGCTCAGGCCCAAGCCCACCATGCCCAGGCCCTGGCCCACAGGTCTTCCGCCTATTCCGCCCTGGCGGTCTTCTTCCTCGGCGCGTGCTCGCTCCTGTTCTACTTCTTCTACCTGGAGGTGTCCTCCTCGGAGAATTTCCTGCTGGCGCTGATCTTCGTGGCCGTGGCGCTCTACTTCGTCTCCAAAAACAAGGGCCTCATCCACAGATCGTTCTCTCTGGCGAAGCATTCGTGGGAGGAGAATGTGAAGCGCCTAGGGTTTTCCAAGGCGGCGGCGGTGGCGAGGCCGGTGCAGTGGTTCATCGGAGACCCCGCCGCAGCAACAACAACCAGGAAGAAGGCGGCGGCGAAGATAGTGAGGGAAGGGGTGGAGTTTTACAGCAATGGGGATTTCTACGAAGGGGAGTTTCACAAGGGAAGAAGCAACGGGAGTGGGGTCTACCATTACTTCGTGAATGGGAGGTACGAAGGGGATTGGGTGGATGGAAGGTACGATGGGTACGGAATTGAAAGCTGGGCGAGAGGGAGTCGCTATAGGGGACAATATAGGCAAGGGTTGAGGCACGGTTATGGGGTTTATAGGTTCTACACTGGGGATTCTTATTCAGGAGAGTGGTGTAACGGTCAGAGCCATGGCGTGGGTCTTCAAACTTGCTCCGATGCTAGCTGTTATATTGGTCAATTTAAGTATGGCGTCAAACACGGTCTTGGCTGTTACCATTTTAG AAATGGGGATAGATATGCTGGAGAGTATTTTGGGGACAAGATACATGGATTTGGGGTCTACCACTTTACCAATGGCCACTATTATGAGGGAGCATGGCACGAGGGTCGTAGGCAAGGTATTGGCTCATACACTTTTCGAAATGGTGACAGAAGATGTGGTGAATGGGATGCTGGCACCCTCAAGCAATCTCTACCACCACTATCTGATGTTGTTCTTCGAGCAGTTCAG GCTGCTAGGAAAACAGCAGAGAATGCTATAAACCTTAAACGAGTAGATGACCAGGTTAACAAAGCAGTAATCGCTGCGAGCAAGGCTGCCACTGCTGCTAGAGTTGCTGCTGTGAAAGCTGTTCAGAACAGGATGGATGGAAAA
- the LOC100818442 gene encoding uncharacterized protein isoform X2, giving the protein MEHQKSGSKLTRNHSSLLRSSVHNLSSIITQHEHEQQLLLDVHDDDDKNKKPKKPHVQAQAQAHHAQALAHRSSAYSALAVFFLGACSLLFYFFYLEVSSSENFLLALIFVAVALYFVSKNKGLIHRSFSLAKHSWEENVKRLGFSKAAAVARPVQWFIGDPAAATTTRKKAAAKIVREGVEFYSNGDFYEGEFHKGRSNGSGVYHYFVNGRYEGDWVDGRYDGYGIESWARGSRYRGQYRQGLRHGYGVYRFYTGDSYSGEWCNGQSHGVGLQTCSDASCYIGQFKYGVKHGLGCYHFSNCCAAEMGIDMLESILGTRYMDLGSTTLPMATIMREHGTRVVGKVLAHTLFEMVTEDVVNGMLAPSSNLYHHYLMLFFEQFRLLGKQQRML; this is encoded by the exons ATGGAACATCAGAAGAGCGGGAGCAAGCTAACCAGAAACCACTCCTCGCTTCTCCGATCCTCCGTTCACAACCTCTCTTCCATCATCACCCAACACGAACACGAACAACAACTCCTCCTCGATGTTCACGACGATGACGACAAGAACAAGAAGCCCAAGAAACCCCACGTCCAGGCTCAGGCCCAAGCCCACCATGCCCAGGCCCTGGCCCACAGGTCTTCCGCCTATTCCGCCCTGGCGGTCTTCTTCCTCGGCGCGTGCTCGCTCCTGTTCTACTTCTTCTACCTGGAGGTGTCCTCCTCGGAGAATTTCCTGCTGGCGCTGATCTTCGTGGCCGTGGCGCTCTACTTCGTCTCCAAAAACAAGGGCCTCATCCACAGATCGTTCTCTCTGGCGAAGCATTCGTGGGAGGAGAATGTGAAGCGCCTAGGGTTTTCCAAGGCGGCGGCGGTGGCGAGGCCGGTGCAGTGGTTCATCGGAGACCCCGCCGCAGCAACAACAACCAGGAAGAAGGCGGCGGCGAAGATAGTGAGGGAAGGGGTGGAGTTTTACAGCAATGGGGATTTCTACGAAGGGGAGTTTCACAAGGGAAGAAGCAACGGGAGTGGGGTCTACCATTACTTCGTGAATGGGAGGTACGAAGGGGATTGGGTGGATGGAAGGTACGATGGGTACGGAATTGAAAGCTGGGCGAGAGGGAGTCGCTATAGGGGACAATATAGGCAAGGGTTGAGGCACGGTTATGGGGTTTATAGGTTCTACACTGGGGATTCTTATTCAGGAGAGTGGTGTAACGGTCAGAGCCATGGCGTGGGTCTTCAAACTTGCTCCGATGCTAGCTGTTATATTGGTCAATTTAAGTATGGCGTCAAACACGGTCTTGGCTGTTACCATTTTAG TAATTGTTGTGCTGCAGAAATGGGGATAGATATGCTGGAGAGTATTTTGGGGACAAGATACATGGATTTGGGGTCTACCACTTTACCAATGGCCACTATTATGAGGGAGCATGGCACGAGGGTCGTAGGCAAGGTATTGGCTCATACACTTTTCGAAATGGTGACAGAAGATGTGGTGAATGGGATGCTGGCACCCTCAAGCAATCTCTACCACCACTATCTGATGTTGTTCTTCGAGCAGTTCAG GCTGCTAGGAAAACAGCAGAGAATGCTATAA